The DNA sequence GCCAACCCGATAACACCCACAAACACTGATGGCCGACACCCTGGTTCTCGACATCGGTGGCACCAAGATCGCCGCCGGCTTGGTCGACCCCGACGGTCGGCTGACGTTCCAGACCCGCGAACCCACACCGCACTCGCCCGACCCCGACGTGGTGTGGGCGGCCGCCCAGCGCACCATCGCCGCGGCGCTCGCCGAAGCGGGGGCAGCGGTGGCCGGTGTGGGGATCTCGTCGGCGGGACCGATCCACCTGCCGGACGGAACCATCAGCCCCATCAACATTCCGGCCTGGCGGGGCTTTCCGGTCCGCGACCGGGTGAGCGACGCGGTGCCCGGGGTTCCGGTGCGCCTCGGCGGCGACGGGGTGTGCATGGCCCTCGGCGAGCATTGGCGCGGCGCCGGCCGCGGCGTGGGGTTCATGCTGGGCATGGTGGTGTCGACCGGCATCGGGGGTGGTCTGGTCCTGGGCGGCGCGCCCTACAACGGGCGCACCGGCAATGCCGGCCACGTCGGGCACGTCATCGTCGATCCCCAGGGGCCCCCCTGCAGTTGTGGGGCGCGGGGATGTGTCGAGGCGATCGCCAGCGGACCGCATCTGGCGGCCTGGGCACAGGAACAGGGTTGGGCCGGTGCCGACGCCAAAGAACTGGCCGAGGCTGCCGCAGCCGGGGATGACATTGCGCGACGCGCGTTCCAGCGGGGGGCCAGCGCCATCGCCGCGATGATCGCCTCGGTCGGGGCGACGTGCGACCTGGATCTGGTGGTCGTCGGCGGGGGAGTGGCCAAGGCCGGGCCGGTGCTGTTCGATCCGCTGACCGCTGCGCTGCGCACCTATGCCCGACTGGACTTCATCGCCGACCTGCGGGTGGTTCCGGCGGCGCTGGGCGGGGATGCCGGGCTGGTCGGGGCCGCCGCTCTGCTGCGTGGGGCCAGCTGAGCGCGAGCAGCCGCAAAATCGCACGTTTCGGGCCGTGCTGGTGCGAATTTGCGTCTGCTCGGCGGGGGTTACGGCCGTCGAAGATGACGGTCAATGCGTTGAACCAGACGCTGCGGGTGGCGCCGGATGTCGTCGACCACGATGGGAACGACCGTCCACCCCATTTCTTGCACACCGGCGAACCGTGACTTGTCGCGGATCATCTCCATGCGGCCGGCGTGCCACTCCACGCTGTCGTATTCAGCTGCGACCCGTGCCTCGGGCCACGCGAAATCGACCCGCCACCGCTCGCCGTCGATCCCGTGGATTGTGTACTGCAACTCGGGTCGCGGCAGACCGTGGTCGACCATGATCAGCCGGGCCTCACTCTCCATCGCCGACTCCGCGCGGGCATCTGCGAGCGGCAGCAGGGTGCGGACCGCTGCTATCCCACGACGGCCGCGCTGGTCGCGGACGGCCTGCTCGAGATCGGCCCTGCCACACCACCCCGAGCGCAGCGCTGCATCGAGAGTGGCCAGCGCTCGAGGTCTCCTCAGCTGCCGGGCCACCTCCACCGCCGTCCAGGCCGGGGCCGTCGCTCGTCGGCTCGCCACGACGTGCACGGGGGCGCCGGCACGTTGGTGAACCACCAGTCCGGTGGTCGATCGCGTCCGTGCTCCGCCGTCCAGGATGTGGA is a window from the Mycolicibacterium anyangense genome containing:
- a CDS encoding ROK family protein produces the protein MADTLVLDIGGTKIAAGLVDPDGRLTFQTREPTPHSPDPDVVWAAAQRTIAAALAEAGAAVAGVGISSAGPIHLPDGTISPINIPAWRGFPVRDRVSDAVPGVPVRLGGDGVCMALGEHWRGAGRGVGFMLGMVVSTGIGGGLVLGGAPYNGRTGNAGHVGHVIVDPQGPPCSCGARGCVEAIASGPHLAAWAQEQGWAGADAKELAEAAAAGDDIARRAFQRGASAIAAMIASVGATCDLDLVVVGGGVAKAGPVLFDPLTAALRTYARLDFIADLRVVPAALGGDAGLVGAAALLRGAS